A stretch of the Chitinophagales bacterium genome encodes the following:
- a CDS encoding transglycosylase domain-containing protein, whose protein sequence is MTGNKNFKQYVRYFWYIVSGGLGIFLLMFVLAMLGAFGQMPSFDELENPKNSLATEVYSADGILLGKYYFENRSPISYDEIPAMIRKCLIATEDVRFYQHSGIDFRGQFAAIFSTLLGDKRGGSTITQQLAKNLFPRPQNASVITTIFSKFKEWVIAVKLERRYTKDEILDLYLQTVQFSENSFGIKSAALTYFGKTPDSLKVEEAAVLIGMLRGATLYNPRRNPENALKRRNIVLSQMVKYGFLKNQLASALKKTPITLHYVSPDHNEGLATYFREYLRQDLVNFCKQNKKPDGSQYNIYKDGLKVYTTINSTMQQYAEVAVQKHMKELQQQFYQSYKSSVPWGKNNKYIEDAMKQSERWTRMKYEGFSEDSILHAFQTKLPMTVFSYHGDVDTVMSPWDSLKYYKFFLHCGFMAMDASTGSVLAWVGGINHHYFQYDHVNINAKRQVGSAIKPILYSVAIDNGYSPCFEVPNERVVFENFQNWSPENSDGRYGGLLNLYQGLAGSVNCISAFLMKQIGPQPMIDLAKRMGITSKMDPYPSLCLGVPDISIYEMTGVYGTFANKGVYTQPQYLIRIEDNKGNVIHDFTTKRAEVMSEQVSYVMVKMLENVVNYGTARRLRSAYGIASEMGGKTGTTQNNTDGWFMGITPQVVGGCWVGGDDRIIRFRSTFYGQGANMALPVWAYFMKSCYADKSLNISTKSHFVPPSGDFTIETDCSKYNDIQENTNTDFIFGNNNLR, encoded by the coding sequence ATGACCGGAAATAAAAATTTTAAACAATACGTTCGTTATTTCTGGTATATCGTTTCTGGGGGTCTTGGAATATTTCTCCTAATGTTTGTACTGGCCATGTTGGGTGCCTTTGGCCAAATGCCATCCTTTGATGAGCTGGAAAATCCAAAAAATTCCTTGGCAACGGAGGTATACTCGGCCGACGGGATATTGCTTGGCAAATATTATTTTGAAAACCGCTCCCCGATTTCCTATGATGAAATTCCAGCCATGATCAGGAAATGCCTGATTGCCACGGAAGACGTGCGTTTTTACCAGCATTCAGGTATTGATTTCCGGGGACAATTTGCAGCAATTTTTTCAACTCTTTTAGGCGATAAGCGGGGAGGCAGCACCATTACACAGCAACTGGCAAAAAATCTCTTCCCGCGTCCGCAGAATGCAAGTGTCATAACCACTATCTTCTCAAAATTTAAAGAATGGGTAATAGCCGTAAAACTTGAAAGGCGTTATACTAAAGATGAAATTCTGGATCTCTATCTTCAAACAGTACAGTTCAGCGAAAATTCCTTCGGCATTAAATCAGCAGCACTAACCTATTTTGGCAAGACTCCGGATTCTTTAAAAGTAGAGGAAGCAGCCGTCCTGATTGGCATGCTGCGGGGTGCTACCTTATACAATCCACGCCGCAATCCGGAAAATGCATTAAAACGAAGAAACATAGTATTATCCCAAATGGTAAAATATGGCTTTCTAAAAAATCAGCTGGCCTCCGCTTTAAAAAAAACACCTATCACGCTGCATTATGTAAGCCCCGACCATAATGAGGGACTTGCAACATATTTCAGGGAATATCTCCGCCAGGATTTAGTAAATTTTTGTAAACAGAATAAGAAACCCGATGGTTCGCAATATAATATTTACAAGGATGGCTTAAAAGTATATACTACTATCAACTCCACCATGCAGCAATATGCAGAGGTTGCTGTTCAAAAGCATATGAAAGAATTGCAGCAGCAGTTTTATCAAAGTTATAAAAGCAGTGTTCCGTGGGGGAAAAATAATAAGTACATAGAAGATGCAATGAAACAAAGCGAAAGGTGGACGAGGATGAAGTACGAAGGATTTTCAGAAGATTCCATTCTGCATGCCTTTCAGACAAAGTTACCCATGACCGTTTTTTCCTACCATGGTGATGTGGATACTGTTATGAGTCCGTGGGATTCGCTGAAGTATTATAAGTTCTTTCTGCATTGCGGGTTCATGGCGATGGATGCCAGCACTGGATCTGTGCTCGCATGGGTAGGCGGTATTAACCACCATTATTTTCAATATGATCATGTAAACATTAATGCAAAACGACAAGTGGGGTCTGCCATTAAGCCGATTTTATACAGCGTAGCTATTGATAATGGATATTCACCTTGTTTTGAAGTCCCCAATGAACGGGTGGTATTCGAAAATTTTCAGAACTGGTCTCCCGAAAATTCAGATGGCAGGTATGGCGGTTTGCTTAACCTGTATCAGGGCCTTGCGGGTTCCGTTAATTGCATAAGTGCTTTTCTAATGAAGCAAATCGGACCGCAGCCAATGATAGATCTTGCAAAAAGAATGGGCATCACCAGTAAAATGGACCCCTATCCCTCTCTTTGCCTTGGTGTTCCTGACATTTCAATTTATGAGATGACAGGCGTATATGGCACATTTGCAAATAAGGGTGTATATACTCAGCCACAATATTTAATCAGAATTGAAGACAATAAAGGAAACGTAATTCATGATTTTACAACCAAGCGTGCTGAAGTAATGAGTGAGCAGGTTTCTTATGTGATGGTAAAAATGCTTGAAAATGTAGTTAACTATGGTACTGCCCGCCGTTTACGATCCGCTTATGGTATTGCCTCGGAGATGGGGGGGAAAACAGGTACTACTCAGAATAACACCGATGGCTGGTTTATGGGCATAACTCCGCAGGTTGTAGGAGGTTGTTGGGTAGGGGGAGATGACCGCATCATCCGTTTTCGGTCTACCTTTTATGGACAGGGTGCTAATATGGCACTTCCCGTGTGGGCTTACTTTATGAAAAGCTGCTATGCTGATAAATCACTTAACATTTCCACTAAGTCCCATTTTGTACCTCCCTCCGGCGATTTCACAATTGAAACGGATTGCTCCAAGTATAATGACATCCAGGAAAATACAAACACTGATTTTATTTTTGGAAATAACAATCTCCGGTAG
- a CDS encoding tetratricopeptide repeat protein, giving the protein MKKIVLLVCTISAAFLLIAGCSSSKKGERSAIGRVYQNTTAHYNGFYYAKLKLTEAENQMITSRKYNFDQLLPLFKVGNPDDAAGNNDMDSVIRRLTIVVKLHPDSKWTDDAYLNIGKAYYYKKNYEAALATFQYVSGKFGDKKALTEASNNKKTSTPSKSGSHGKPQSAAQKQKAAEDAEAKEAAKTQASLPSSSSGGLLKHTPVHDEDLFWMARTFTNLGQFSDAQSVLSFMKNKSLPVNLKEEYGVVQTNLFIEQKQYTNAIEPLKSAIASAKDHKDKTRYTYVLAQLYQFTKNYKLASQYFDAITRMKPSYEMEFNSRIAVAKNYVISGAGSPGAISAQLESMVRDDRYEDFYDQIYYELALVNLRQNKEDIAVKNLESSIRKSTSNINQKGLAFLKLGEMDFNEQDYLSASPDYDSAVSFLDAKFDTLDQVKSLQRTLKNLSDQYYIILEQDSLQKLAAMSEKDRNRFIDDLIAEQERQKQEQSRDSVVNSESFQNQQLNNDRSTVQNQAQGSSWYFYNTSLKATGFNEFRQKWGNRKNEDNWRRNNKSSSDITTANGQNTLPGEQQTGAGAENLQKDNAENALSAMLLNIPLTTAKMEASNNKIFDAYYILGTIYKDELHNSAKATETFEKLASRFPENENISRVYYSLYLIYSEKGNIAKAETFKQLLINNYPNSAYAAVLTDPNYLNKAKAQQNALNTYYASTYNYYVAEKYPDVIAHAQAADTLFKDNPLQSKFDLLEAFSIGKLQDTTALIAALDSFIKRYPTGAEHEIAVDLLINLGVEPEIEKPAENISDNFPKKEETKSSPYQYHPDNPQYLVIVFNTISPKTRAVMDSIDNYNSLNYSIDNYKVSSQLLDTKSQMILVKQMKSSKEAIAYYNELSDQDGVFEPVEDLSYELLLIDDKNYPIFYKLKNMDEYRKFFETNYDLDDEGN; this is encoded by the coding sequence TTGAAGAAAATTGTATTATTAGTTTGTACAATAAGTGCTGCTTTCCTTCTTATTGCAGGTTGCTCATCTTCAAAGAAAGGCGAGAGGTCGGCTATAGGTCGTGTTTATCAAAATACTACCGCACATTATAACGGCTTCTATTATGCAAAGCTGAAATTAACTGAGGCTGAAAATCAAATGATTACCAGCAGAAAATACAATTTTGATCAATTGCTTCCTCTTTTTAAGGTGGGTAATCCGGACGATGCCGCGGGGAACAATGACATGGATTCAGTTATCAGGCGATTGACTATTGTGGTAAAGCTGCATCCCGACAGCAAATGGACAGATGATGCTTATCTGAATATTGGCAAAGCTTATTACTATAAGAAAAATTATGAAGCGGCACTTGCCACTTTCCAATATGTGTCCGGCAAATTTGGAGATAAAAAAGCGCTAACGGAAGCCAGCAATAATAAAAAAACCAGCACTCCATCAAAATCAGGCAGCCATGGTAAACCTCAGTCCGCAGCTCAAAAACAGAAAGCTGCCGAAGATGCTGAGGCCAAAGAAGCTGCGAAAACCCAGGCATCGCTGCCTTCATCTTCGTCCGGTGGATTGCTTAAACATACACCTGTACATGATGAAGATTTATTCTGGATGGCCCGCACCTTTACCAACCTGGGCCAATTTTCGGATGCGCAATCTGTATTGTCGTTCATGAAAAACAAATCATTGCCTGTTAATTTAAAAGAAGAATATGGTGTAGTTCAAACCAATTTATTTATCGAACAAAAGCAGTATACAAATGCGATAGAACCATTAAAATCTGCAATAGCCTCCGCTAAAGACCATAAAGACAAAACGCGGTATACGTATGTACTTGCCCAGCTTTACCAGTTTACAAAAAACTACAAATTAGCCTCTCAGTATTTTGACGCCATAACCAGGATGAAGCCATCCTATGAAATGGAATTTAATTCCAGGATAGCGGTAGCAAAGAACTATGTGATTTCCGGGGCAGGATCACCGGGAGCCATTTCAGCGCAACTTGAGTCCATGGTGCGGGACGACCGGTATGAAGATTTTTATGACCAGATTTATTATGAGCTGGCCTTAGTTAATCTTCGCCAGAATAAGGAAGATATTGCAGTAAAAAATTTAGAATCCTCAATTCGTAAGAGCACCAGCAATATTAACCAAAAGGGTCTGGCATTTCTAAAATTAGGAGAAATGGATTTCAATGAGCAGGATTATCTTTCTGCCTCTCCGGACTACGACAGTGCCGTTTCATTCCTTGACGCTAAATTCGATACGCTTGACCAGGTCAAGAGCCTTCAACGCACTCTGAAAAACCTTTCTGATCAATATTACATTATACTGGAACAGGACAGCCTGCAAAAACTTGCTGCCATGAGCGAAAAAGACCGAAATCGTTTTATTGATGATCTGATCGCTGAACAGGAACGACAAAAGCAGGAACAGTCAAGAGATTCTGTTGTGAATTCAGAGTCGTTTCAAAATCAGCAATTAAACAACGACAGAAGTACTGTTCAGAATCAGGCTCAGGGAAGTAGTTGGTATTTTTACAACACTTCTCTCAAAGCAACAGGCTTTAATGAGTTCAGGCAGAAATGGGGGAACCGAAAAAATGAAGATAACTGGCGTAGAAACAATAAATCTTCGTCTGATATCACCACTGCTAATGGACAAAATACGCTACCAGGGGAACAGCAAACAGGTGCCGGTGCCGAAAATCTTCAAAAAGACAATGCAGAGAATGCCCTGAGCGCTATGCTTTTAAACATTCCCCTTACCACTGCAAAAATGGAGGCTTCAAACAATAAAATCTTTGACGCTTATTATATCCTGGGCACTATATATAAAGATGAGTTACACAACAGCGCTAAAGCCACAGAAACATTTGAAAAATTAGCATCAAGATTTCCTGAAAACGAAAATATTTCCCGTGTATACTATAGCCTTTACCTGATTTACAGTGAAAAAGGAAATATTGCCAAAGCAGAAACATTTAAGCAGCTGCTGATCAACAACTATCCTAATAGCGCTTATGCCGCAGTGCTTACTGATCCTAATTATCTGAATAAGGCAAAGGCGCAGCAGAATGCCTTAAATACTTACTATGCATCTACTTATAATTATTACGTAGCCGAGAAGTATCCGGATGTAATTGCCCATGCCCAGGCAGCTGATACTCTTTTTAAAGATAATCCACTGCAATCAAAATTTGACTTACTGGAGGCATTTTCAATTGGAAAGCTGCAGGATACTACTGCGCTAATTGCAGCTCTTGATTCTTTTATAAAGCGTTACCCGACGGGTGCTGAGCATGAGATTGCAGTAGACCTTCTTATAAACCTTGGCGTAGAACCGGAGATTGAAAAACCTGCTGAAAATATCTCCGATAATTTTCCTAAAAAAGAAGAAACCAAAAGTTCTCCATATCAATATCATCCTGATAATCCTCAGTATCTGGTTATTGTTTTTAATACAATTTCTCCTAAAACCAGGGCGGTAATGGATTCTATAGATAATTATAATTCCTTGAATTATTCCATAGATAATTACAAAGTAAGTTCCCAATTGCTCGACACTAAATCACAAATGATCCTGGTAAAGCAAATGAAAAGCAGTAAGGAGGCTATTGCATATTATAATGAGCTCTCAGATCAGGATGGAGTATTTGAGCCTGTTGAAGATCTCTCCTATGAATTGCTCCTTATTGACGATAAAAACTACCCTATCTTTTATAAGCTCAAAAACATGGACGAGTACCGGAAATTCTTCGAAACAAATTACGATTTAGATGATGAAGGAAATTGA
- a CDS encoding T9SS type A sorting domain-containing protein yields MKNFFYFLSRVCLTITLLIFTTSVFGYTVASLTATYKSGQVFLTWQNPAATNLKYKLYRSPVMITSSLDLAASTYLGYVRDNSSQNIRKSNVKRLPYYFTIDPASGPLASTNGLYVATSASSSNWYYAVTVVTLSNNQEDQTIIAGSNSLNNGVNEVVATPQPILQKTTSLEGGIVQYEYVNWGDNQNAPNYPPFNNAGSYGYNFSVFTKGSYTNKSLYFYVKDNNPLSSDATTLCDNCISLKMDDWLPNGSNTYWVGYNTGYDMYSTTNPVFSSGSVGTYSQARVRQTLLWIRKNFPVDTNKVYLTGNSHNGFGALFLAVMNPDLITVAYASSAPILVKSAPGSSFEREWCSSVTNVPSDVIDFRTGIAIPIWNLMDMRYMYRLNYDRGVPYLTGVNGKNDTKVGWVGKFHWYDSVNVTHQGGLWFWDQRQHSGTNRQFTDIETTPNYERFTMAHSYPAFAYCSINQNPGTGDSKNGDANGALDGYLDWTDESIADQSCQYSIYCFVKDMYMGGILYPKQYDSCTTDITLRHLQLFKPLSGQTISWSVNNNGQTVQSGNFLYQGGCITVKGVKIFRSGSSITLTIDNCLKSVPAEAGISAKAKVIITSSGYYLLLDLPETDPVQMKIFDLMGRMVNANNYYLEKGRNSIPIQTLTPGLYIAIAESRNFRETVKFAVTR; encoded by the coding sequence ATGAAAAATTTTTTTTACTTCCTGTCAAGGGTGTGCCTAACCATTACCCTGCTCATTTTTACAACTTCCGTATTTGGTTATACTGTAGCTAGTTTAACAGCTACTTACAAAAGCGGTCAGGTATTTCTTACGTGGCAAAATCCTGCGGCAACCAATTTGAAATATAAATTGTACCGCTCACCGGTAATGATTACCTCCTCGCTGGATTTAGCAGCAAGTACTTACCTGGGATATGTAAGGGATAATTCCTCGCAGAATATCAGAAAATCAAACGTCAAAAGATTACCTTATTACTTCACTATTGATCCTGCTTCAGGCCCTTTGGCCAGTACAAATGGTTTATACGTCGCCACCTCTGCTTCAAGTTCAAACTGGTATTATGCAGTAACTGTTGTAACCTTAAGTAATAACCAGGAAGATCAAACTATTATAGCGGGTAGCAATAGCCTGAACAACGGCGTTAATGAAGTCGTTGCAACACCCCAGCCCATACTACAGAAAACCACTTCCTTAGAAGGTGGGATTGTACAATATGAATACGTAAACTGGGGTGATAATCAGAATGCGCCAAATTATCCCCCATTTAATAATGCAGGGTCGTACGGCTACAATTTTTCCGTTTTTACAAAGGGTTCTTACACAAATAAATCGTTGTATTTTTATGTGAAAGACAACAACCCCCTTTCCAGTGACGCCACCACGCTTTGCGATAACTGCATTTCCTTAAAAATGGATGATTGGCTTCCGAATGGAAGCAATACCTATTGGGTAGGGTATAATACCGGTTACGATATGTACAGCACCACCAATCCTGTATTCAGTTCTGGTTCGGTAGGCACTTACAGCCAGGCTCGGGTAAGGCAAACACTACTATGGATTCGCAAGAATTTTCCTGTAGATACTAACAAAGTGTACTTGACGGGTAATTCCCACAATGGCTTCGGAGCATTATTTCTGGCGGTAATGAATCCCGATCTGATAACCGTAGCATATGCTTCTTCTGCACCAATTTTAGTCAAATCTGCGCCGGGGTCATCGTTTGAGCGTGAATGGTGTTCATCCGTTACAAACGTTCCTTCCGATGTTATTGACTTCAGAACAGGCATTGCCATTCCTATTTGGAATTTAATGGATATGCGTTATATGTATCGGCTCAATTATGACAGAGGCGTACCCTACCTTACCGGCGTAAACGGAAAGAACGATACGAAAGTGGGCTGGGTCGGTAAATTCCATTGGTACGATTCCGTGAATGTAACTCATCAGGGAGGTTTATGGTTCTGGGATCAGAGGCAGCACAGTGGCACAAATCGGCAGTTTACTGATATTGAAACCACTCCAAATTATGAGCGGTTCACAATGGCACATTCTTATCCTGCTTTTGCTTATTGTTCCATCAATCAAAATCCGGGTACCGGAGATTCAAAAAATGGCGATGCCAATGGAGCCTTAGATGGTTACCTGGATTGGACGGATGAATCAATAGCAGATCAATCCTGCCAGTATTCTATTTACTGTTTTGTGAAGGATATGTATATGGGCGGAATCCTTTATCCAAAACAATATGATTCCTGCACTACTGATATTACTTTACGCCACTTACAATTGTTTAAACCTTTAAGTGGACAAACCATTTCATGGTCGGTGAATAACAATGGTCAAACAGTTCAAAGCGGAAACTTTCTTTACCAGGGTGGTTGCATTACTGTTAAGGGAGTTAAAATATTCAGAAGCGGAAGCAGTATAACGCTTACTATAGACAACTGCCTGAAATCAGTGCCTGCTGAAGCAGGAATTTCTGCAAAGGCAAAAGTGATTATAACTTCAAGCGGTTATTACCTGCTGTTAGATTTGCCTGAAACTGACCCGGTTCAAATGAAAATTTTTGATCTGATGGGGAGAATGGTCAATGCCAATAATTACTATTTGGAAAAAGGAAGAAACTCAATTCCTATTCAAACTTTAACACCTGGTTTGTATATAGCTATAGCAGAAAGCCGGAATTTCAGGGAAACAGTGAAATTTGCAGTAACGCGGTAA
- a CDS encoding M23 family metallopeptidase yields MAEATTQHKLRKSWLRRLTDKYRLILLNDETFEEVTTFRLTRMNVYILISTLLLMLVLITVSAIVFTPLKEYIPGYADVNTKKDFIDLKLTSDSLEKVMYANDLYLQNIQRVINGELPVTKIREISKSSVPVYDSINPGKISASEKLLRKDIEQDQRFSINEKSSVVSPSNKSSIRSFHFFTPVKGYITEPFNAKELHYGLDVVAAANEPIKATLDGIVIFAGWTAETGYVLAIQHTDNLISLYKHNSVLLKEEGNYVKAGDAIAIIGNTGELSSGPHLHFELWYNGLPLNPEDYIVFN; encoded by the coding sequence ATGGCAGAGGCAACTACCCAGCATAAATTAAGAAAATCCTGGCTCCGCCGGCTTACTGATAAGTACCGGTTGATACTTTTAAATGATGAAACCTTTGAGGAAGTAACTACTTTCCGGCTTACCCGCATGAATGTATACATCCTGATAAGCACTCTTCTTTTGATGCTGGTTCTGATCACGGTTTCTGCTATTGTTTTCACACCTTTGAAGGAATATATACCGGGGTATGCTGACGTAAATACAAAAAAAGATTTTATTGATTTAAAATTGACGAGCGATTCCCTGGAGAAAGTGATGTATGCCAATGACCTGTATCTTCAAAACATTCAGCGAGTGATAAATGGAGAGCTTCCGGTTACTAAGATCAGGGAAATCAGTAAATCTTCTGTACCCGTTTATGATTCCATTAATCCAGGAAAAATAAGTGCTTCAGAAAAATTGCTGCGGAAAGACATAGAGCAGGACCAGCGCTTTTCCATAAATGAAAAAAGTTCGGTGGTATCTCCTTCAAATAAATCCTCCATACGCAGCTTCCATTTTTTTACGCCTGTAAAAGGGTATATTACCGAGCCCTTTAATGCTAAAGAATTGCACTATGGTCTCGATGTTGTAGCGGCCGCCAATGAACCCATTAAAGCTACGCTGGATGGCATTGTAATTTTTGCTGGTTGGACCGCTGAAACCGGATATGTTTTAGCTATACAGCATACCGACAATTTAATATCTTTGTATAAACACAATTCTGTTCTGCTTAAAGAAGAAGGAAATTACGTAAAAGCAGGTGACGCCATTGCCATAATTGGTAATACCGGTGAGCTGTCGAGCGGACCTCATTTGCACTTCGAGCTTTGGTACAACGGGCTGCCTTTAAATCCCGAAGATTATATTGTATTTAATTAA
- a CDS encoding polymer-forming cytoskeletal protein — MVFSSPSASSSSSTVNIIGPGTQIVGEINSESDIRIEGKIKGTIHSKAKVTIGTSGVVDGDILCDSADMSGKIFGKLEVSDMLFLKSTAYLEGDITTGKLIVEAGARFTGSCRMGVKEIKPSEKPSQNQIQKKEAI; from the coding sequence ATGGTTTTTTCTTCCCCTTCTGCATCTTCATCTTCGTCTACAGTGAACATTATAGGACCCGGTACACAAATAGTGGGTGAAATTAATTCTGAAAGTGACATCCGCATTGAGGGAAAGATTAAAGGCACTATTCACTCAAAGGCAAAAGTAACCATCGGTACGTCCGGTGTAGTAGATGGCGATATTTTATGTGATAGCGCAGATATGAGCGGGAAAATTTTTGGGAAGCTCGAAGTAAGCGATATGTTGTTTTTGAAATCCACTGCTTATCTGGAGGGCGATATTACTACCGGAAAATTAATAGTAGAAGCCGGGGCACGCTTTACGGGTTCTTGCAGGATGGGAGTTAAAGAAATAAAACCGAGTGAAAAACCTTCCCAAAACCAAATTCAAAAGAAAGAAGCTATCTGA
- a CDS encoding AtpZ/AtpI family protein, protein MRYTQIAYQIIGTIAIGFIAGYFADKWLSPGFPLFELIFSFGAVIIALYLVIKNISKKEG, encoded by the coding sequence TTGCGCTATACCCAAATTGCGTATCAAATTATCGGAACCATAGCTATAGGCTTTATTGCAGGATATTTTGCAGATAAATGGCTATCGCCCGGATTCCCGCTTTTTGAGCTTATATTTTCTTTTGGTGCGGTAATCATTGCCCTTTACCTTGTTATCAAGAATATTTCAAAAAAGGAAGGATGA